In Actinomyces weissii, a genomic segment contains:
- a CDS encoding SDR family NAD(P)-dependent oxidoreductase, with the protein MGTALITGASSGIGKELAWQLAAAGHDLVLVARDEQRLQLLAEELTQVAGVGVQVLPADLATAAGLELVAERLRTGAPLRGRERLTSGGAPCEVAPHTAADVAGRCVDLLVNNAGFAVGQPFVGGRLEQELAALEVMVRAVLVLTHAAVPGMVSRGYGAVLNVSSMVALTAMGTYAAHKSWVRTFTEGLASELRGTGVTATCVHPGLTRTEFHQRAGKPEDAWPDLAWLDVEQVATAALAAVRRGQVLCTPSLRYRTANAVLRVAPRWLVRRVAGHSDERMQY; encoded by the coding sequence GTGGGAACTGCGTTGATAACCGGGGCGAGCTCCGGCATCGGTAAGGAGCTGGCCTGGCAGCTGGCCGCGGCGGGGCACGACCTGGTGCTGGTGGCCCGGGACGAGCAGCGTCTGCAGCTGCTGGCCGAGGAGCTCACCCAGGTGGCGGGCGTGGGCGTGCAGGTGCTGCCCGCGGACCTGGCCACCGCCGCGGGGCTGGAGCTGGTGGCCGAGCGCCTGCGCACCGGTGCGCCCCTGCGGGGCCGGGAGCGCCTGACCTCGGGGGGTGCCCCCTGCGAGGTGGCGCCCCACACGGCGGCGGACGTGGCGGGACGTTGCGTGGACCTGCTGGTGAACAACGCCGGCTTCGCGGTGGGGCAGCCTTTCGTGGGCGGACGCCTGGAGCAGGAGCTGGCGGCCCTGGAGGTCATGGTGCGGGCGGTCCTGGTACTGACCCACGCGGCCGTGCCCGGCATGGTGAGCCGCGGGTACGGGGCGGTCCTGAACGTCTCCTCCATGGTGGCCCTGACCGCCATGGGCACCTACGCCGCCCACAAGTCCTGGGTGCGTACCTTTACCGAGGGCCTGGCCTCCGAGCTGCGCGGCACCGGGGTGACTGCCACCTGCGTGCACCCGGGCCTGACCCGCACCGAGTTCCACCAGCGGGCTGGCAAGCCGGAGGACGCCTGGCCGGACCTGGCCTGGCTGGACGTGGAGCAGGTGGCCACGGCGGCGCTCGCGGCGGTGCGCCGCGGCCAGGTGCTGTGCACCCCCAGCCTGCGCTACCGCACGGCCAACGCGGTGCTGCGGGTGGCCCCGCGCTGGCTGGTGCGCCGTGTGGCAGGGCACAGCGACGAGCGTATGCAGTACTGA
- the tpx gene encoding thiol peroxidase: MTEILFRGTPVHTVGELPAVGSQAPAFELVGADLSPVTSQSLAGRRVVLNIFPSVDTGVCATSVRKFNERAASLTDATVLCVSMDLPFAAARFCGAEGLENVVTASAFRSTFGTDYGVKMVDGPVAGLLSRSVVVLDGDGVVLYREQVAETANEPDYDAALAALG, translated from the coding sequence ATGACTGAGATCCTCTTCCGCGGTACCCCTGTACACACTGTTGGCGAGCTCCCGGCTGTTGGTAGCCAGGCTCCGGCCTTTGAGCTGGTCGGGGCGGACCTGTCGCCCGTGACCAGCCAGTCGTTGGCGGGCCGCCGGGTGGTGCTGAATATCTTCCCCTCTGTCGACACGGGCGTGTGCGCTACCTCCGTGCGCAAGTTCAACGAGCGGGCGGCCTCGCTTACGGACGCCACGGTGCTGTGCGTCTCCATGGACCTTCCCTTCGCTGCGGCCCGCTTCTGCGGCGCGGAGGGTCTGGAGAACGTGGTCACCGCCTCCGCCTTCCGCTCCACCTTCGGTACCGACTACGGCGTCAAGATGGTTGACGGGCCGGTGGCGGGCCTGCTGTCCCGCTCCGTGGTGGTGCTCGACGGCGACGGCGTGGTCCTGTACCGCGAGCAGGTGGCTGAGACCGCCAACGAGCCCGACTACGACGCCGCCCTGGCCGCCCTGGGCTGA
- a CDS encoding ABC transporter substrate-binding protein, with the protein MKTTLSVSRRQVLAGGAATASLATLAACGSGKTTPAGEATSAMSDGKDSVAEGDVVTLKYWHRLPDGEGMTKVADIVAKWNKDNPKIQVEATKFEGKAEESYSKISQAVKAGDAPDLAQVNLGHVASQYIEGNLEDVAKEIKEGGYADHFAAGLVSQCTLGEVVVGLPQDSGPLVYVYDKAAFDAIGITVPTTWDELKEAAKKAKEQGKYIMTWQGDEAGNMLPGLAAAAGGTWFSVENGDTWKVNIDSPESGKVATVIQGLIDEGLCLVLSDGRWGKEWGTKLTDGSLIGTVAAGWEPAFMLDDLGKEETQWQVAKLPKFGDKDMTGPDGGSAVCVIKGCKHKAEAVKFLDWFNTQVADLTTQGLVVAATTGKPETPEKIKKLWGGQDVYGFLAEANATMNPDFPFSPTWASTSKVMTETGGKVTTGEAKVADVFKAGQTEAVESLKKQNLKVAE; encoded by the coding sequence ATGAAGACCACACTTTCTGTATCTCGTCGTCAGGTTCTCGCTGGCGGTGCCGCCACCGCCTCGCTCGCCACCCTGGCTGCCTGCGGCTCCGGCAAGACCACCCCTGCCGGTGAGGCCACCAGCGCCATGAGCGACGGCAAGGACTCCGTGGCCGAGGGTGACGTCGTGACCCTCAAGTACTGGCACCGCCTCCCTGACGGTGAGGGTATGACCAAGGTCGCGGACATCGTCGCCAAGTGGAACAAGGACAACCCCAAGATCCAGGTAGAGGCCACCAAGTTCGAGGGCAAGGCCGAGGAGTCCTACTCCAAGATCTCCCAGGCTGTGAAGGCCGGGGACGCCCCGGACCTGGCCCAGGTGAACCTCGGCCACGTCGCCTCCCAGTACATCGAGGGCAACCTGGAGGACGTCGCCAAGGAGATCAAGGAGGGCGGCTACGCCGACCACTTTGCCGCTGGCCTGGTCTCCCAGTGCACCCTGGGTGAGGTCGTGGTGGGTCTCCCGCAGGACTCCGGCCCGCTCGTCTACGTATACGACAAGGCCGCCTTCGACGCCATCGGCATCACCGTACCCACCACCTGGGACGAGCTGAAGGAAGCCGCCAAGAAGGCCAAGGAGCAGGGCAAGTACATCATGACCTGGCAGGGTGACGAGGCGGGCAACATGCTGCCCGGCCTGGCTGCCGCCGCCGGTGGCACCTGGTTCTCGGTGGAGAACGGTGACACCTGGAAGGTCAACATCGACTCCCCCGAGTCCGGCAAGGTGGCCACCGTGATCCAGGGCCTGATCGACGAGGGCCTGTGCCTGGTGCTCTCTGACGGGCGCTGGGGCAAGGAGTGGGGTACCAAGCTGACCGACGGCAGCCTCATCGGTACCGTCGCGGCAGGCTGGGAGCCCGCCTTCATGCTCGACGACCTCGGCAAGGAGGAGACCCAGTGGCAGGTCGCCAAGCTGCCCAAGTTCGGTGACAAGGACATGACCGGCCCCGACGGCGGCTCCGCCGTCTGCGTCATCAAGGGCTGCAAGCACAAGGCTGAGGCGGTCAAGTTCCTGGACTGGTTCAACACCCAGGTCGCGGACCTCACCACCCAGGGCCTGGTCGTGGCGGCCACCACCGGCAAGCCCGAGACCCCGGAGAAGATCAAGAAGCTCTGGGGCGGCCAGGACGTCTACGGCTTCCTCGCGGAGGCCAACGCCACCATGAACCCGGACTTCCCCTTCTCCCCGACCTGGGCCTCCACCTCCAAGGTCATGACGGAGACCGGCGGCAAGGTCACCACCGGGGAGGCCAAGGTCGCTGACGTCTTCAAGGCGGGCCAGACGGAGGCCGTGGAGTCGCTCAAGAAGCAGAACCTCAAGGTCGCTGAGTGA
- a CDS encoding exodeoxyribonuclease III: MRLATWNVNSIRTRIDRVLGFLEREDIDVLAMQEIKCKPEQFPHQALEDAGYELAVHGLDQWNGVAIASRVGLEEVATGFPGQPAWAKDESASPVVEARALGATVGAAGQQVRLWSLYVPNGRELSHPHYAYKLEWLAALRQATGQWLAAEPELALALVGDWNVAPLDEDVWDMGSFAGATHVSAPERAAFAAFEQVGMREVTRELVDGYTYWDYQQLRFPRNEGMRIDFVQASAALAARVSGAAIDRFERKGKGASDHAPVIVTLR, encoded by the coding sequence ATGCGACTAGCCACCTGGAACGTGAACTCGATCCGCACCCGCATTGACCGTGTGCTGGGATTCCTGGAACGGGAGGACATTGACGTCCTGGCCATGCAGGAGATCAAGTGCAAGCCCGAGCAGTTCCCGCACCAGGCCCTGGAGGACGCTGGCTACGAGCTGGCGGTGCACGGCCTGGACCAGTGGAACGGGGTGGCTATCGCCTCGCGCGTCGGCCTGGAGGAGGTGGCCACCGGCTTCCCCGGGCAGCCCGCCTGGGCCAAGGACGAGAGCGCCAGCCCCGTCGTCGAGGCCCGCGCCCTGGGCGCCACCGTGGGCGCTGCGGGACAGCAGGTACGGCTGTGGAGCCTCTACGTGCCCAACGGCCGCGAGCTCAGCCACCCGCACTACGCCTACAAGCTGGAGTGGCTGGCGGCTCTGCGCCAGGCCACCGGGCAGTGGCTCGCCGCCGAGCCCGAGCTGGCGCTGGCGCTGGTGGGCGACTGGAACGTCGCCCCGCTGGACGAGGACGTGTGGGACATGGGGTCCTTTGCCGGGGCCACGCACGTGTCCGCCCCCGAGCGCGCCGCCTTCGCCGCCTTCGAGCAGGTGGGCATGCGTGAGGTCACCCGGGAGCTCGTGGACGGCTACACCTACTGGGACTACCAGCAGCTGCGCTTCCCCAGGAACGAGGGCATGCGGATCGACTTCGTGCAGGCCTCGGCCGCCCTGGCGGCGCGGGTCTCCGGCGCGGCCATCGACCGTTTTGAGCGCAAGGGCAAGGGGGCCTCCGACCACGCCCCCGTAATCGTCACCCTCCGCTGA
- a CDS encoding carbohydrate ABC transporter permease, protein MSTKTVQPRAASALKAQPGPTAANLRAVRARQRRNNLFGWVFAAPFALFFAATFVIPIVVSVYQSFFQSKVAGGGPYGGGERVTVFVGLENYQQVVTSSDFWTGIGRVVLYAAFQIPVMIGTALVLALVLDSYLVKRVTVFRLGYFLPFAIPGVVAAMVWLYIYSPQLSPLSGLLGVDFFSRNVILASMANMTTWTFTGYNMLVFLAALQAIPQELYEAARLDGATGLQVATRIKIPMVSGAALLTVLLSIIGTIQLFNEPTIMASSQAWMGSSYTPMMLAYSTMMTSPGDQHLASAVSIVMAVIAGLLAAVYAFVQLRLNRK, encoded by the coding sequence ATGAGCACCAAGACGGTTCAGCCAAGAGCGGCCAGTGCCCTCAAGGCCCAGCCTGGCCCTACCGCGGCCAACCTACGGGCTGTACGAGCCCGCCAGCGTCGTAACAACCTGTTCGGGTGGGTCTTTGCCGCGCCCTTCGCCCTGTTCTTCGCCGCAACCTTCGTGATCCCGATCGTGGTCTCGGTCTACCAGTCCTTCTTCCAGTCCAAGGTCGCGGGCGGGGGTCCCTACGGCGGCGGCGAGCGCGTCACCGTGTTCGTGGGCCTGGAGAACTACCAGCAGGTGGTCACCAGCTCTGACTTCTGGACGGGTATCGGCCGCGTGGTGCTGTACGCCGCCTTCCAGATCCCCGTGATGATTGGCACGGCCCTGGTCCTGGCCCTGGTCCTGGACTCCTACCTGGTCAAGCGGGTGACCGTGTTCCGCCTGGGCTACTTCCTGCCCTTCGCGATCCCGGGAGTGGTGGCCGCCATGGTCTGGCTGTACATCTACAGCCCCCAGCTCTCCCCCCTGTCCGGCCTGCTGGGGGTGGACTTCTTCTCCAGGAACGTGATCCTCGCGTCGATGGCGAATATGACCACCTGGACCTTCACGGGCTACAACATGCTGGTGTTCCTGGCGGCCCTGCAGGCCATCCCGCAGGAGCTCTACGAGGCCGCCCGCCTGGACGGCGCCACCGGGCTCCAGGTGGCCACCCGGATCAAGATCCCCATGGTCTCCGGGGCGGCCCTGCTGACGGTGCTGCTGTCCATCATCGGCACGATCCAGCTCTTCAACGAGCCGACGATCATGGCCTCGAGCCAGGCCTGGATGGGGTCCTCCTACACCCCCATGATGCTGGCCTACAGCACCATGATGACCTCGCCGGGCGACCAGCACCTGGCCTCCGCCGTCTCCATCGTCATGGCGGTGATCGCGGGCCTGCTCGCCGCGGTCTACGCCTTCGTCCAGCTCAGGCTCAACAGGAAGTGA
- the nrfH gene encoding cytochrome c nitrite reductase small subunit — MTQCRVVMQAEAAGCKGVGVMRRYVCSVWRCFTGTFTGWAGVLLAGLLGAVLGVGGFTAYYAGITSYFHDDPKACVSCHAMNEQYEGWLKGPHHDVATCNSCHAPHDNLAHKYLNKADNGFWHSLKFTFGNYPENVQIRDGNREITEAACLHCHGDLVDQASSSSAHKGETVSCIRCHDGVGHKR, encoded by the coding sequence ATGACGCAGTGTCGCGTCGTCATGCAGGCAGAGGCGGCTGGCTGTAAGGGGGTGGGGGTGATGCGTCGTTACGTCTGTTCGGTCTGGCGCTGCTTCACCGGGACCTTTACGGGCTGGGCCGGTGTCCTGCTGGCTGGTCTGCTGGGCGCGGTCCTGGGGGTCGGAGGCTTCACCGCCTACTACGCGGGTATCACCAGCTACTTCCATGACGACCCCAAGGCCTGCGTCAGCTGCCACGCTATGAATGAGCAGTACGAGGGCTGGCTCAAAGGTCCTCACCACGATGTCGCCACCTGCAACTCCTGCCACGCGCCGCACGACAACCTTGCGCACAAGTACCTGAACAAGGCTGACAACGGCTTCTGGCACTCCTTGAAGTTCACCTTCGGCAACTATCCAGAAAACGTCCAGATCCGGGACGGGAACCGTGAGATCACGGAGGCGGCCTGCCTCCACTGCCACGGCGACCTGGTCGATCAGGCCTCCAGCAGCTCAGCACACAAGGGAGAGACGGTGTCGTGCATCCGCTGCCACGACGGCGTCGGCCACAAGAGATGA
- a CDS encoding carbohydrate ABC transporter permease gives MSTQAVPLVDAGSGRKVARLADGREYHPSQTDHAQALEPSRLAKTVTRVVLLLVLLYFLLPIYWVVISATKSNSDLLTSNGMWFSRNAVAENYRALMEWTNGHFWRWVANSVLYSTVAGVVGTLISVMAGYGISKFRFRGARLLQGTVLVGLLLPISLLTIPLYIVMHSLGLTDTIWSIIIPSCVSPFGVFLGRMYAEASVPDELLEAARIDGAGEFRIFFTMVLRLLAPAMVTIFLFIFVATWNNFLLPLMMVTNNVSLKPVTLGLYGMVSYFNPTYGAVLQGALFGVLPLVVMFLVLQRFWQAGLAAGAVKG, from the coding sequence ATGAGCACGCAAGCTGTCCCCCTGGTGGACGCCGGCTCCGGCCGCAAGGTCGCCCGGCTGGCTGACGGCCGGGAGTACCACCCGTCCCAGACAGACCACGCCCAGGCCCTGGAGCCCTCCAGGCTCGCCAAGACCGTCACGCGAGTGGTGCTGCTGCTGGTGCTGCTCTACTTCCTGCTGCCGATCTACTGGGTGGTCATATCCGCCACCAAGTCCAACTCGGACCTGCTGACCTCCAACGGCATGTGGTTCTCCAGGAACGCGGTGGCTGAAAACTACCGTGCCCTGATGGAGTGGACCAACGGGCACTTCTGGCGGTGGGTGGCGAACTCGGTCCTCTACTCCACGGTGGCTGGGGTCGTGGGCACGCTCATCTCCGTGATGGCGGGCTACGGCATCAGCAAGTTCAGGTTCCGTGGGGCGCGGCTGCTGCAGGGCACGGTGCTGGTGGGGCTGCTGCTGCCGATCTCCCTGCTGACCATCCCGCTGTACATCGTGATGCACTCGCTGGGCCTGACCGACACCATCTGGTCCATCATCATCCCCTCCTGCGTGAGCCCCTTCGGGGTGTTCCTGGGCCGCATGTACGCGGAGGCCTCCGTGCCTGACGAGCTGTTGGAGGCCGCCCGGATCGACGGCGCCGGGGAGTTCCGCATCTTCTTCACCATGGTGCTGCGCCTGCTGGCCCCGGCGATGGTGACCATCTTCCTGTTCATCTTCGTGGCCACCTGGAACAACTTCCTGCTGCCGCTGATGATGGTGACCAACAACGTCTCGCTCAAGCCGGTGACGCTGGGCCTGTACGGGATGGTCTCCTACTTCAACCCCACCTACGGGGCGGTGCTGCAGGGGGCGCTCTTCGGGGTACTGCCGCTGGTGGTCATGTTCCTGGTGCTCCAGCGCTTCTGGCAGGCCGGTCTGGCCGCGGGCGCGGTCAAGGGCTGA